A DNA window from Pyrus communis chromosome 3, drPyrComm1.1, whole genome shotgun sequence contains the following coding sequences:
- the LOC137730202 gene encoding FAD-linked sulfhydryl oxidase ERV1, translating into MCMKMSEHPFHALFQTFAKVSNSIQTQLSNLIAQSLEPSPTAQKRLLSSSSKVAGSSDNGSTQSQPKDILSTKMGKSVSPLTKEELGRSTWTFLHTLAAQYPDKPTRQQKKDVKELMSILSRMYPCKECADHFQEILRSNPVQAGSHAEFSQWLCHVHNTVNRSLNKPIFPCERVDARWGKLECEQRACDLLGITGDFGDKAF; encoded by the exons ATGTGTATGAAGATGTCGGAGCATCCATTCCACGCCCTCTTTCAAACTTTTGCAAAAGTCTCCAATTCGATTCAAACCCAACTCTCGAATCTCATCGCCCAGTCTCTCGAGCCATCACCCACAGCCCAAAAACGCctcctctcttcctcctccaaaGTGGCAGGCTCATCAGACAATGGCTCCACCCAATCCCAGCCTAAAGATATCCTCAGCACGAAAATG GGAAAATCGGTTTCTCCTTTGACTAAAGAAGAACTCGGAAGATCCACTTGGACGTTTCTTCACACTCTTGCTGCTCAG TATCCAGATAAACCGACAAGGCAACAGAAGAAGGATGTAAAGGAACTG ATGTCGATATTATCACGGATGTACCCCTGCAAGGAATGTGCGGATCACTTTCAAGAAATTCTGAG ATCAAATCCTGTACAGGCTGGATCGCATGCCGAGTTCTCCCAATGGCTGTGTCATGTGCATAATACAGTTAATAGAAG CCTTAACAAACCGATTTTCCCCTGTGAACGCGTTGATGCACGCTGGGGCAAGTTAGAGTGTGAACAGCGTGCTTGCGATCTACTAGGAATTACCGGAGATTTTGGCGACAAAGCATTTTAA
- the LOC137727273 gene encoding uncharacterized protein codes for MAAQARSPCAQEDPFLENEEELFYGAESGWVEARTSCDHLASLSSNLDHIPTLDTACNRCQHPNKNWLCLHCKVVLCGRYVNKHMLQHYGRTNHCLALSYSDLSVWCYSCHAYLDAQQIAQLRPVYESAYILKFGKAPPARTSCDHLASLSSDLAHIPTPDTACNRCQHPNKNWLCLRCKVVLYSRYVNKHMLQHYERTNHCLALNYSDLSVWCYSCHAYLDAQLIAQLWPVYETAYILKFGQAPPARTSCDHLASLSTDLAHIPTPDTACNRCQHPNKNWLCLRCKVVLCGRYVNKHMLQHYERTNHCLALSYSDLSVWCYSCHAYLDAQLIAQLRPVYESAYILKFGKAPPARTSCDHLASLSSDLAHIPTPDTACNRCQHPDKNWLCLRCKVVLCGRDVNKHMLQHYERTNHCLALSYSDLSIWCYSCHAYLDAQLIAQLRPVYVTTYILKFGKAPPALTSCDHLASLSSDLAHIPTPDTACNRCQHPSKNWLCLRCKVVLCSRYVNKHMLQHYERTNHCLALSYSDLSVWCYSCHAYLDAQLITQLRPVYESAYILKFGKAPPARTSCDHLASLSSDLAHIPTPDTACNRCQHPNKNWLCLRCKVVLCGRYVNKHMLQHYERTNHCLALSYSDLSVWCYSCHSYLDAQLIAQLRPVYESAYILKFGKAPPARTSCDHLASLSTDLAHIPTPFTACNSFRIILDASTPTRTGYVCAVTCKDVLCSRYLNKHMLQHYQRANHGLALSYRLYMKLPTF; via the exons ATGGCAGCCCAAGCTCGTTCTCCTTGTGCTCAG GAGGACCCATTTCTAGAAaatgaggaagaattgtttTATGGAGCTGAATCGGGTTGGGTCGAAGCCCGAACATCATGCGATCACCTTGCTTCCCTGTCCTCTAATCTCGATCACATTCCCACTCTTGATACCGCCTGCAACAG ATGCCAGCACCCCAATAAGAACTGGTTATGTTTGCACTGTAAGGTCGTCCTCTGCGGCCGCTACGTGAACAAGCACATGCTTCAGCATTATGGGCGGACAAATCATTGTCTTGCTCTCAGCTATAG TGACCTATCCGTCTGGTGTTATTCCTGTCATGCATATTTAGATGCTCAGCAGATTGCACAACTGCGGCCTGTATACGAAAGTGCCTACATCCTGAAATTTGGCAAGGCCCCACCAGCCCGAACATCATGCGATCACCTTGCTTCCCTGTCCTCCGATCTCGCTCACATTCCCACTCCTGACACTGCCTGCAACAG ATGCCAGCACCCCAATAAGAACTGGTTATGTTTGCGTTGTAAGGTCGTCCTCTACAGCCGCTATGTGAACAAGCACATGCTTCAGCATTATGAGCGGACAAATCATTGTCTTGCTCTCAACTATAG TGACCTATCCGTCTGGTGTTATTCCTGTCATGCATATTTAGATGCTCAGCTGATCGCACAACTGTGGCCTGTATATGAAACTGCCTACATCCTGAAATTTGGCCAGGCCCCACCAGCCCGAACATCATGCGATCACCTTGCTTCCCTGTCCACTGATCTCGCTCACATTCCCACTCCTGATACTGCCTGCAACAG ATGCCAGCACCCCAATAAGAATTGGTTATGTTTGCGCTGTAAGGTCGTCCTCTGCGGCCGCTACGTGAACAAGCACATGCTTCAGCATTATGAGCGGACAAATCATTGTCTTGCTCTCAGCTATAG TGACCTATCTGTCTGGTGTTATTCCTGTCATGCGTATTTAGATGCTCAGCTGATCGCACAACTGCGGCCTGTATATGAAAGTGCCTACATCCTGAAATTTGGCAAGGCCCCACCAGCCCGAACATCATGCGATCACCTTGCTTCCCTGTCCTCTGATCTTGCTCACATTCCCACTCCTGATACTGCCTGCAACAG ATGCCAGCACCCCGATAAGAATTGGTTATGTTTGCGCTGTAAGGTCGTCCTCTGTGGCCGTGACGTGAACAAGCACATGCTTCAGCATTATGAGCGGACAAATCATTGTCTTGCTCTCAGCTATAG TGACCTATCCATCTGGTGTTATTCCTGTCATGCATATTTAGATGCTCAGCTGATCGCACAACTGCGGCCTGTATATGTAACTACGTACATCCTGAAATTTGGCAAGGCCCCACCAGCCCTAACATCATGCGATCACCTTGCTTCCCTGTCCTCTGATCTCGCTCACATTCCCACGCCTGATACTGCCTGCAACAG ATGCCAGCACCCCAGTAAGAACTGGTTATGTTTGCGCTGTAAGGTCGTCCTCTGCAGCCGCTACGTGAACAAGCACATGCTTCAGCATTATGAGCGGACAAATCATTGTCTTGCTCTCAGCTATAG TGACCTATCTGTCTGGTGTTATTCCTGTCATGCGTATTTAGATGCTCAGCTGATCACACAACTGCGGCCTGTATATGAAAGTGCCTACATCCTTAAATTTGGCAAGGCCCCACCAGCCCGAACATCATGCGATCACCTTGCTTCCCTGTCCTCTGATCTTGCTCACATTCCCACTCCTGATACTGCCTGCAACAG ATGCCAGCACCCCAATAAGAACTGGTTATGTTTGCGCTGTAAGGTCGTCCTCTGCGGCCGCTATGTGAACAAGCACATGCTTCAGCATTATGAGCGGACAAATCATTGTCTTGCTCTCAGCTATAG TGACCTATCCGTTTGGTGTTATTCCTGTCATTCATATTTAGATGCTCAGCTGATCGCACAACTGCGGCCTGTATATGAAAGTGCCTACATCCTGAAATTTGGCAAGGCCCCACCAGCCCGAACTTCATGTGATCACCTTGCTTCCCTTTCCACTGATCTCGCTCACATTCCCACTCCTTTTACTGCCTGCAACAG TTTTCGTATTATACTAGATGCCAGCACCCCAACGAGAACTGGTTATGTTTGTGCTGTAACTTGTAAGGACGTCCTCTGCAGCCGCTACTTGAACAAGCACATGCTTCAGCACTATCAGCGGGCAAATCATGGTCTTGCTCTCAGCTATAG GTTGTATATGAAACTGCCTACATTCTGA